In the genome of Balneolaceae bacterium, the window GCGGGACTATGCCTACGTGGGATCGTTTTTTGCCTTTACCATCTGGATTGGTTTAGGCGCAACCGGTATCGTTGAAATGATTAAAGACGCCACCGGAAAAAGTAAGCAGGTGGTTTTTGCGTCCCTAACATTAATGTTTTTAGCTGTTCCCGGCTGGATGCTCACTGAAAACTGGCACAGCCACGATCGCAGTGAACGATACGTAGCCAGAGATTATGCTTACAATCTTCTTCAATCGCTCGAGGAAAATGCCATTGTCTTTACAAATGGTGATAATGACACATTCCCACTTTGGTATATCCAGGAGGTTGAAGGCGTAAGGACGGATGTTCGGGTTGTAAATCTTAGTTTGTTAAATACGGACTGGTATATCAAACAGCTTCGCGACAGAACCACTCACGAATCCCTGCCTCTCCCGATTACTCTTACCGATGAGGAGATCGACGAGATGACGTCTCAACTTGAATTACATGAACCAGAACAAATTACCATTCCGGTTGATAAGGATCTTTTAACATCTGTATTCGAGGCCACCCCCTCGCAACTCGAAGATTCTACCAGCCAGTTTTTCAGACAAGGCGGTTTGCCCGAAGATGTTCAATTGACACCAATGCTTTACAATCAGCTTCAAATGGCTGAACCATTTTCTATACCTGTTGAGGAACTGGACGACGAAGTGAGTTGGTATCTCGAAGGCCGGCCGGCAGGAAGAGACAGAGCCGGAAATGATCGTTTTTATTTACAAACCCAGGATAAATTAATTCTCCACATGCTGCGGAATAACCGATGGCTGAGGCCGATTTACTTTGCAAATACAGTTTCTAATTCGGGTCAGCTTGGCTTGCATGACTTTTTCCAGTTTGAAGGCAAAGCGTTCAGAGTGGTACCGAAAAAAAGGCAAACCGGACCATTTGGATATGTTGATCCCGAGGTGCATGCACAACGCCTTGAAAATTTCCGTTTCGAAAATTGGAACTCTCCCGATGTCTACTTTGATGAAAACATTCGCCGAATGCTTGGCAACTACCGGTACAGTTTTTCTCAACTGGCAGATGCCTACATGGAACGGGGAGATTCAACAAACGCCGCTAAATGGCTGGCCTATGGAGAAGACAACATTCCATTCCGGCATATTGAACACGACTGGACTGTGGCAACCCTTTACGCATATAAATATTTGCAGTCAGGCGAAACAGAAAGAGCTAAAGAGCTTGCTTCTTTTGTAGCCAACCAACTTAAGCGTGAACTACGGTACGACATGAAAGATCTGAATGAATTAGAGAGCGAGCTGCAAACTCTTCAACAAGATATCCAGATGGCACGCTCCCGGGCTCAAACACAAGAAGCCCGGACTTTGCAAAATCGTCAGCAGCAGTTGTCTGACAGAAGAGAATCAATTGTTCAGAATATTAGTTTTTCGGTAAGCCGCCTAACAATTTTACAAAATATTTTTTACGAAAATGACGATATTGAATCTGCTGAGCAACTTCGTTTCGAAGTGAATTCAATTACTGACGGGCGGTTAGCACTGCCCGATTCCATAGAGGAGAGCAGGCAGCGAGTCAGTCAATTTGGTCTTGGTAACTGATAATATTTAATATGATTCTTTCAGATCGTATATTACAGGTTCAGAAGCTTATGGAATATTCCGTCTGACCGCAAAATCAGTGTGCGGACGGGGTGGTTTAGCACAGGCTTCATCAAATAAAGTTTCAATTGAGTACTCTATGATACACGAATTTACGGAAGAGAACATTCTGTCCATTGGAAAAGTGTTGGAATCTACACCCAAAAAACTGGGTAACGATGTTTACCGCCTGGAAATGACAAACCAGGAAGACGGAAGTAAACTTGCATTCGAAATCCATCTGGGGCTTGAGGTTAATGGAAAACGCATGAACCTGATATCCGTTTATTCCGGAAATACCTTTTTACAACTTCACAACTGTACAGCTTTCATTGCCAGCGAAATGCTGAAACAGGTTACATTTTTCGGTAAGCAGAATGGAATGACTTCCGGCCTGATTATTGAACAGGGGGCCGGGTGCAGCTTGTATTCTAATGTAGATGATTCCGTACTGACAGGTGATTTCACACAACTTCCTGAAGATATGATGATGTGTGGTGTAGCTCTCTCGCTGACTGATACACTCGATATCGATGACTTTTCTTTCGACGATGACAACGTTTCCTGAATTTCCGGATCTACCTGAAGAAACTGTACTTTCCGTAAATAATCCCTCCCATTTTGATCTCCCCGTAAATCAAAAAACTCTTGAGACGATTCTGCAGCTTATCCAGAAAGGCGAGAATGTGACATTTCAACTCGTGGAACTTGTGTATGTAGATGAGAAAGAGATTGTTGAGATCAATAAAAAATACCTGCAGAGAGATTACGTAACCGATATTATATCGTTTAATTATAATGATGATGCTGAACCATCGGATTCCTCAAAAAAAAGCATCGAAGGTACCCTTTATTGTTGTGCCCCTCGAATAGAGGAACAAAGCTATGAGATGGACTCTGACCCTGAACAGGAATTTTATCGTATATTTGTGCATGGTTTGCTCCATCTTGCGGGATATGAAGATTCATCAGCGGACGAAAAAGAGACCATGACAAAACTCGAAAACCACTACCTGGAACAGATGGACAACTGATTATGAACACGTCCGTCTATACTCTCCTCATAGTAGAATCTCCAACTATTGCCGGAATTATTCAGAAAATATGTCCGCCATCGGTATATGTTCTTTCCACCGATGGATTCTGCTGGCGTCCCAAATACGATTCAGGTACTCATCAAATAAAAGCGATTGCTGATCCTGAAAAACGAGAGATCCGAAAGGAGATAAAAGAACAGTCAAAAATTGCCAATACCATTGTGGTAGCTGTTGATTCTGATGCTTCGGGTGATTTTATAGCATGGTCTATAAATCGGTTTATCAAATCATCTAATGTAAAAAGAGCACAACTTCAGGGGTTGAGCCGAACGGGGATCTACTCCATGCTGAGTAACACCGCAGAACTGGATGAATCTCATCTCGAAACCCGTTTGAAAAACAGATTTCTGATACAACATCTCTGGTCTAAATATTCAGATACTCCTGATCTTCAATTTGCAGGTTTAATCTCCGTGTTTGGTGCAAATAAATGGTTTCAAACCTTTTTAGACCAAAATGATTCTGTTTATGAAAGCTCAGCCCATGTACAATGTGATTTTGACGAATGGATTAGCGTAAGAACAGAGCACAGCAACAATCATTATCGATCATCAAAACCTCTCTCTACATTTGATGTTTTAGAGTATTTAATCCATCAACAGAAAGTTCCTTCAGGATATGATTCTCAACTTCTCCTCAATCAGCTCTTTCAAACAATTTTACCTTTTTCTGAAGAGTCACTGATCAGTTATCCGCGTACATCTGCGCAGGCATTTTACAGTGATACCTGGACAGATCTTCGAAAACAGTATCTAAAAAGAGGATCTGTTAACGACTTAAAAACGACCTATTTGCAGGAAATTGCGGATTCAGAAAGTCCGCATGAAAGCATTCATCCCATTGATCTTTCACTGGCACCTGATTCCGTTTCAGGAGAACTACCAAGTAACACGGGGCAATTGTACCGATGGATTTATGATCAAACAATTAAAAGCTTATCAATGCCGAAACCGGTAGATCAAATTTTGGTAAGCGATCTGAACCCGGATATAGTGTTTTTTCAAGATTCAGAGAAGAGTGTAACATCTGCTGAGTCACTTCGTCCATGTGTAACTCTTAGCGATTTTGGAATTCAACTTCATGAACTGGGAGTGATGAAACCATCCGGTTTTGGAAAAACTGTTGATGAATGGATCTCAAAAGGATGGATAGAACTAAATGGCAGAATTGTTACTCCGGGTAATCAAATCTTGGGAAAACTGGATCAGGCACATTCTTTACGTAAAAAACTAATGGAACTGAAACGATTAAAAGAGGAACCCACACTGAAACGTGAAACTGTTGTCAATATCATAACGTCTTAAAGAGTACTTTCCCCTTTTAAGGAGGAAGTGAGCGGAGTAAACTGGTGGATAACAAAAGAACATTACTCTTTTTGACTTTAAGTAGATTTGTACGAATCATCCTCCTTTGTCCCCTTCAAAGAGCAATTCACATTAGAAGTAAAACAACATATGGAAGCAGAAGAAAAAAAATCTGTATCTCCTGAATCAGCCGGGGAGAAGAGCCATTTCAAAAATCTTGGCCAAATACTGTCCAAATACCTGGAGTTTGATTCAGATACAAACATAAGGGACGCCCAGATTCACTCCTCTCCTGACACTGCAAAGCTTCCGATTTTAAAGTTTCTAAAGCCGATCCCCTGGATTCTTTGCGGACTGTTTTTAGGATCCTTTCTTTGGGATTTTCCCGGCGTCTCAGCCGAAATTTTTGCACTCTCTCTTCAATTTGAAGGAATCATACGTATTATCTCCGTCAGTGGTATGATCGGTTATCTAACCAACTGGATTGCCATCACCATGCTTTTTAAACCGGTTAAAAAACGGCCCCTGCTGGGGCAAGGACTGGTTCCTGCCCATAAAGACAGAATTGCGCATCGTCTCTCGCATGCAGTTTCGGAGGATCTCATCAATCCGGAGCTGATTAAACAGAAAATCCGTGAATCAAAAGCGATCAGCCGCTACCGGTTGCAAGCAATTGAACATATTGAACAGATCACCCAGCGGGATGATTTCCGGGAAGATCTAAAAACCTGGCTCCTTGAATATGTTGACTCGATGGTTCAGAATCCTGAATTCAGGAAGAAGGTATCCGATCACATCTTACTGGAAATTGAGGATGCACTTCAAAACCGGGCGCTGGAGAAAGCCGCATTAAAAACCTATTCTTTTCTCAGCGGCCAAACTCTGCAACAGTTTATCGAAAATCTACTGGAGCGCCTGCCGGTAACAGCAGAACGAAACATTGGGTACATAGAAGAGTACCTGGACGAATTCCCTGACAAAATCCACCGCAACAGCGATAAGATAGATGAGGTGATTACCCTGCTCCTCTATAAACTGATCAACCAGTTAAACGTTCAGAAATTAGTGGAGGAAAATCTTAAAACATATGATGAGCAGCGACTGGAAACAATGATTCGAAATGCTACAAATGAACAGCTTAAAACCATTCAGTATCTTGGTGCAGTTTTAGGAACCATCGGCGGATTTGTAATCTGGGAGCCGATTCTCAGCCTGGTGGTGTTGAGTGTTATATTTGGAACTGTTTACCTGATCGACTGGCGGTTGTATCAATAAGAGTATCAGTCAACAATCTCAATCTCCTCAATCCGATCTCCCTGCTCAATCTCATCAATCACATCCAGGCCTTCCACAACTTTTCCAAAAACTGTGTGATTTCCATCAAGATGAGCAGTATTTTTTCGATTAAAACAGATAAAGAATTGAGAACCTCCCGTGTTACGACCGGCATGAGCCATTGATAACACTCCACGCTCATGATGTTGGTTGTCACCATCCAGTTCACAATCGATCGTATATCCGGGACCGCCAGAGCCGTCCCCTTTCGGGCATCCACCCTGAATCACAAAATCCTGGATCACACGGTGAAAAGTAAGCCCATCGTAAAATCCTTTTTTCGAGAGCGTTACAAAATTATCAACTGTGTTGGGAGCGTCTTCAGAAAAAAAGTTGACTTCCATATCCCCTTTTTCAGTTTTTATGATTGCTTTCGGCATAATAGTATCTTCTGTTTGATTTCGTATTTGTTTGGCTGCAAATATACGCTATTCAATGGAATGATAAAGGTTTTAAAGTTTAACACGTTTACCAATTAAAAGACCTTCAAGCGTCCGTAGGTCCTTGAAGCGTCCTTTTTGGTGATTTACTATAAGAATACGTGACGCTTTCCCGACAGCTGTCGGGACGCTCTGCTTGTCTGCCGAAGCTCACGTCCAACGAAGCTTTGTGCATAGTTGGATTAGCGTAGGCAGGCTGCAGACGCTTCAAGGTCACTTTTTAGACTAAGCGGTAAACACGTAATGTTTAGTATTTCCAATGGAACTGATCTACCTTCTCGTTGTATACATCATTTGCGGACCCGCTTTTTCTAACGAATCCATATTCCAAGTTTGGCAAAAAAACAGATCAAATTCAGTAAAACCACAAAACGCCTCCTGATTGGTGTTTGCGCTCTTCCTTTTGTTATCGCATTCATCTTTATCTCTATGGTTTACGGAGGCTTCTTTGGTCCCGTACCAGGATCGGATGAACTCTCATCTATCCAAAACTATGAAGCCTCTCAGGTATATTCGTCCGATGGAAAACTCCTTGGAACATATTACCTTCAAAATCGAACGGAAGTATCTCTCGGGGAGATCAATCCTCTGATGACCCGGGCGTTGATAGCAGTTGAAGACGCACGATTCTACGAACACAATGGAATTGATGAACGGGCATTAGCGCGGGTTCTTTTTAAAACTATACTTTTAGGACAGGAAACCGGGGGTGGAAGTACCATTACCCAGCAGCTTGCAAAGAATCTATATCCAAGAGAGGAGAGCGGGTGGTTTCACCTTGTGGGTGATAAATTCCGGGAGATGATCATCGCTCAAAGGCTGGAACGTGTCTATTCAAAAGAGAAAATCCTCTCTCTTTACCTGAACAGCGTTTCCTTTGGTGAGGAGATCTACGGAGTTGAAATGGCCGCCCGTCGGTTTTTCAGTAAAGATGCCGGCGATCTGAATCTGCAGGAGGCCGCTACCTTGACCGGAATGCTAAAAGGGACTTCCTGGTACAATCCAAAAAATCACCCGGAGAGGGCCAAAGAGAGAAGAGATATTGTTCTCGCACAGATGGTACGGTATGGATCTCTCTCACCCGAAATTGCCGATTCCGTTAAAGCTCTTCCCATGCAGGTCAATTACACACGAATCACTTCAAGTGAGGGACCAGCTCCCTATTTCCGCGAGCATATTCGCCAAAAAGTATCAAAAATTCTGGAATCTACTACAGCGCCGGGTGGAAAAAAATACAATATCTATACGGACGGACTGGAAATTCAGACCACAATTGATTCACGCGTACAAGAGGCGGCCGAAAAAGCAGTAGCCGTTCAAATGGAAGAGTTACAGGGACTGCTGAATCGTCAGATTGAAAGAGAGCCCATTTTTGAATCACAAGGCGATTCAACCATCCATTACGCCTGGCGGCAATCCGATCAATACCAGCAACTTAAAAATGCCGGCCGAACCCAAACTGAGCTTGACAGCATACTGTATACTCCGGAAAAAATGGATCTGTTCACCTGGGATGGATATGAAACTAAATCAGTAACACCATACGATTCTCTGCGGCACTATTTATCTTTTTTGAACTCCGGTTTTTTGGCAATGAATCCTCAAAACGGACAGGTATTGGCTTGGGTTGGCGGAATCAACCATAAGCATTTTAAGTACGATCATGTAAAATCAAAACGGCAGGTGGGCTCGGCTTTTAAACCAATTGTATATGCCGCGGCTCTCGAATCAGGTCTCAGGCCGTGTGAATATCGCAGGAATGTTCTTACTACCTACGAAGAGTATGAAGAGTGGACACCCCGAAACCATGCCGATGAGTATGGCGGACGATATTCTATCTCGGCTGCTTTGGCCCACTCCTATAATACCATTGCTGTAGATCTTCTCATGGAAACCGGTATTTCTGAAGTTCAAACCACAGCACAAAAAATGGGAATCCATTCCTACATCCCGCCAGAACCCTCTATTGCTCTTGGAACAGCCGAAGTTTCCCTGATGGAATTAGTTACTTCCTATACAACTTTTTTAAATGGAGGAAATCCATCTGCTCCCATTCTAATCACATCAATCAAAAACGCGCAGGGTGATGTTATATATCAGCCGGAAAGTGAAATTCCCGGTTATAATGAACAGATAGCTTCAGCTTTAAATAAAAAAGAATCAATTTCTCCGCGTACAGCCGCTACGATGGTTAAAATGCTTGAGAAAGCGGTAAACGAAGGAACCGGATACAGACTACGCTCTCGGTTTGGGATTAATCATGCACTTGCCGGAAAAACCGGGACCACCCAAAATTACACCGACGGTTGGTTTGTGGGTATGACTCCCGAAATGGTTTTTGGTACATGGGTAGGCGGCTGGAACTACCGGGTTCGATTTGATGGAGCGATGGGCTATGCTTCCCAAACTGCTCTTCCAATTTCAGGTTATTTTCTTCAAAATCTTCAAACGTATCCCGATTTTGAACAACCCAATCAATTCTATGCTGAACAGACTCAGCTTTCCTACCGGTTGAGTTGTCCCGACTTCAGGCCTGATAAATTTAGTGATCGTCTAAAAGACTTCTTCAAAGGCCGGGATGATGATGAAGCTGTTGTTGAAGATGGCGAGGAGAAAAAATCAATATTTGGCAGAATTCAAAATCTATTTACAAAAGATGACAAAGACGAGAAAGACAGTGAAGACAACTAAAAATCCAACATCTTCATGTCTTGTCAACACCGGAATAACTGATAGAAGGCTTTGCAAAACTCTGACCGTCATCCTGAACCTGTCTGCCGAAGCTTAGCGCAGGCAGGCTTGATTCAGGATCTCCAGATACTGGCTATAAAGACGAATGGAGAATCTGAATCGAGTTCAGATTGACCGATAACCACGGTTTTGCAAAGCCTTCTGATACTCACAGACTTCCGAAGTCTCTCGAACCATTATTAAAGTTAACATGTCGAACCAATAACGTGAGTTTTGGATGTTGTTCTGAAAGAGTTCGGATGTCATATTCACCCAAATTCTTATTCCTGACACAACATCTTATTTAGTTGCAATTTATGAATCAAATCTTAATTTGGTAGGAGTTACTTTCTTCAATATCAACTGCAATTTTTTTTGACCATGCACTCATTCAGATCTTTTGTACCTCTTTTAATCATTACTTTGATCACCGTTCTTTCCTGCACGTCAGATTCAATGGAAGAAAGCCGCACTATCATGACAGTGAATGGACCCATTCAGGCTTCCGAAATGGATACCACTCTTGTCCATGAACATGTAATGGTCGACTGGATCGGTGCGGACAGTACCGGGTATCACCGCTGGAACAGGGATGATGTTGTTGAAAGAGTTTTGCCCTTTTTCCTTGAGGCCAAAGAGAAGGGAGTGAATACCTTTTTTGATTTGACTCCCGCCTATCTCGGCCGCGATCCATTTATCCTGGCAGAATTAGCCGAACAATCCGGACTAAACGTGATTACCAACACGGGTTTTTACGGGGCTGTTGATAATACCTATATGCCTCAACTTGCTTATGAACGATCTGCCGAAGAAATTTCGAACATCTGGATTGATGAATTTGAAAACGGAATTGATGGAAGCGAAATCCGACCGGGATTTATAAAAATGTCCGTTGGATCTGAACAACCATTGTCTGAATTGCATCAAAAAATTGTGGATGCTGCCATCATAACTCATCTTGAAACAGGGCTGACTATCACCTCACACACCGTTGGCAACATTCCTGCACATGAACAGATTGAACGACTTAAAAATAACGGAGTCTCTCCCACTGCCTGGGTCTGGACGCATGCACAATCGGGTACTCTTGAAGGAAATCTTGAAGCTGCAAAAGAAGGAGCATGGATCTCGCTTGATAACGTAAATGATGAAGGCGACGGCACCGGAAATATTGAGAGGATTGCAGATCGAATCGGTAAACTGAAAGAAGCCGGTTTTCTGAACCAGATATTGATCTCTCACGATGCCGGTTATTATGAAGCAGATACCGAAAACGGTGGTGATTTCAGAGGATATACCGACATATTCGATTATCTGGTTCCTGAGTTGGAAGAGAGAGGTTTTTCGGATGAAGATATCGGTCAGTTACTTCTTCAAAATCCCCAAAATGCATATGGGATTAGGATACGCAAGACAGAATAAACCTGGCTGTGGTTAACACTTCAGTAGATATTTGTATAGATTGTTTACTCAAAGAGACGCCATGCATTTTTGCTATATCATTGGAGCGTAAGGCGATGTGCTTACTTTGATATCAACTCCGATTTTTTTCATCTTATCCTGATTATTTTAAGAATAATATGAATAAAACTTGCATACGAAGTAGGGATAACCTCAATAGCGTTGGTGATATGCCAATGTTAGCGGGCATTGTAGAAAAACCGAAACGACAGAACAAAATATTAATATGATAACAATTCAAGAATTACTTTTTAATAGACAGCTCGACAGAAAATCCAAGATTAAACTTGTAAGACACAAAGACAGCCGACAAGATTTATACAATCTATACAAAACGAATAGAGAAGAATTTTTAGCATATCAAAACTCTCAATCAAAAGACGTTTTTAATGATGTTGATTTTATTGTTTCATTTATCGGAGAAGAAGGCTTGCAATCTCGTTTTATAGGTGTTTACAGAATTAAGGATAGACAAAAATTAGCTGAAGACCACTTTGAATATAAAATGGAAGAAGTCACAGAGTTGTTTGATGACTTAAAAGAACGTGTAATAATTCAATGGAGAAACGCTATTTCTTGGAATCAATGGATTAAAAATGAAATGGAAGTAATTCAAATCCATCCTGGACTACATTACAAACAATTCACGGACTATTCAGACTTCATATTAAATTTTGACGAACTAAAAGAAATCATAAAAAATCAATACAGCGACTGGAAAAAAATGCTTTCAGCAACAAAAGGTGTTTACCTAATAAACGACACAAAAACAGGTAAACTTTATGTTGGTTCTGCATATGGAGAAGACTGAATTTGGGGACGCTGGTCAAAATACGTTTCAACAAATGGTCACGGAAACAATAAAACACTTAAAGAACTTATTGCAAATGACTCAAACTACGGACAAAATTTTCAGTTTTCAATTCTAATGCTTTTACCAAAAACAATAACAGCGGACGAAGCGATTAAAAAGGAAAGACTTTTTAAAAACAAATTAGGAACAAATTCTTTCGGACTTAACAACAATTAAATATGAATTCACAAAGAGTAGTTACGCACGGTGGTGTAACATTAAATTTAGCTACGGTTAAATGTTTCAAGTTACAGACAAACATAGACTTAGGGAAAACTAATGTGATGGTGGTTGAACACAAAAAACGTTAAGATTTTATTCAACACCCAAATACTGAAAAATATAAAAAACAAGAATATAATGAAGTGACAGAAGTTGAATATCCAAATTACGAATCAGCAGAAGCACACAGAAATAAATGAGAAGAAATCTGGCAAGAATTTTTAGATGACCAATCGTGAAATAAACAACGACCCGCTAACAGCGTTAGAAACAAGCCTCCTTTAACTACATCTACTGAATTTTCGTATATTTAAATTATGGAAAATCTAAAACATAGAGAAGAATTAATCAGAAGGATCAAAAATATTGAGGACAAAGATGTTCTTGATGAGATTTATCGTCTTCTGGATATAGATTTGGATGAATCGGTTTATGAATTAAATGAACTTCAAAAATACGAGATAGAGCAAGCCCGCAAGGAACTTAAAAATGGCAAAGGTATTCCTTCCAATCAGGTGAACAAAGAAATCGATGAATGGCTAAAGAAGTAATTTGGTCGCCGTTAGCCAAACGAAAACGTAAAGAAATTCTCGAGTATTGGATAGAACACAATAAATCCAATACTTATAGTCTTAAGCTAAACGAATTATTCAAACAAGCCGAGCATTTAATTTCCGAGCGTCCGAACATTGGCAAACCAACAAGCGACAAGTATGTCAGATTCAAAATTGTACGTGACTACTTAATATTTTATGAGCAGGTTGACGAAAAAGTATATATTCTGACGATTTGGGACAGTCGGCAGAATCCCGATAAATTAGTTCTCCAGTAGAAATTAGAACACCAGAGAACTTTTGGACTATGAAAATTAAAATAGAAAAGAAGAAAGATTTTGATGCAGTCGAATTGATGCAAAACAGGCGAACTCAGATCAGTAAAGATATTCAAGGTATGACCTTTGAGGAAGAGAAGAAATATTTTCAGGAATCAGCCGAAAAGCTCAAAAAGTTCAAGCCGGTAGGTAGCAATCGTTAAAAAATTGATAGATCATTAACTGTTATTGCCCGACCGATTGATCACATTCCCGTCCTCATCCCACTCAGCTAAGATATATCGCTCCTCTCGTTTGATATATTTGTCCATCATCTCATCATCATAAGAGAAGCCGTGTTCTTCAAGAACATCCTGCGGCACACCGTCCCAAAATCCGGGAGTGTTCCCCTTATAGTCCATGTACTCAACGCCCATTTCTGAGGTAAAAAACCCGGTCGACACCAAATCTCGCATTCGGTTGAAGAATCGCACTCCATACATCATTTCAGGCTCGGCTTCATCCGGCCAGGCGATCATATCAACCATCTCCATCTGTTCCTCTTCGGAACAATCAACAAATCTCTTACCGAACCGTTTATTGCATTCGCTGTCCAGCCACATCAACCCGCCGCGTGTTGGGTCCTGGAAAGGAGGGTAATCCTTCATCATAAATTCAATAAAATCGGGAACTCCGGCATCCGTGGCACTACCGGATTCCTCGTCAGCCGGAATAATGATATCCGCCAACACAGCTACTGTTGCCAATTCATGTTCTGTAAAAAAAGTTTGAGAACGGAATCGTGCATCACGCTTTTCTTCTTCTTCTGTTCGTCCGTAACCGGGACCGCCGCCATTCTCAGCAATTATTTCTTCACTTCTTCGGCGATCCTCTTCCGTACAGGAAGACGACATAAAAAGGGCCGCTCCCGCACCGCCTGCTAACAATAACTTTAGATGTTCTCGTCTGTCCATAATTATAATGTATTAATCTTTGAATTGAATTTAGTATTCGTAAATGCTGAATGGAACAGATCATCCCCCTGCGCCCCCTTCAAAGGGGGATAACAAAAGTTTTAGAGATTTCCTTTTTCCATTTGATCGACGATATAATCTGATGTCCTCCACGACAAAGCCATAATCGTCCATGTGGGGTTTTTATCAGCCTGAGACACAAAACTACCGGCATCTACAACGAACAGGTTCTCACATTCGTGAGCCTGGGCGTACTTGTTCAAAACGGATGTTGAGGGATCATCGCCCATTCTTGTCGTTCCCACTTCGTGAATAATCCGTCCGGGGGCTGCAAGGTTATAATCCGTTTCGGGGCCGGGTTTATCCCCCAAAAGAATTCCGCCCATATTGGTAAGAATCTCTTCAAACGTATCATGCATATGTTTGGCTTGCTTCACCTCATGCTCACTCCACGTGTAGTTGAAGCGAAGCACCGGAATGCCATATTTATCCACAGTGTCGGGATCGATTTCGCAGTAATTATCGTAACGAGCGATACTCTCACCCCGGCCGGAAATTCCAACCGTAGAACCATATAGTTTTCGAATATCCTGCTTCAATGCTGTACCGTATCCGCCGTTGGGTGATGGGTTTCCAAATTCATCTTTTATGTACTGCCGGGCCGAGTCCATACCAAATCCCGTACCGTAAAGCGGCATCCCCATACCTCCGTAATACTCAAGGTGGTACCCGCGCGGGAAATCAAGTTTGGAGTTATCCCCCCACCAGGGTGTATAGACATGCATTCCGCCCACACCATCTTCATTATATCGCTTGCGATCAATCAGTTCCGGAATAATCGCCGATCGTGAAGTGCCCGTGGAATCATGGAGATATCGGCCTACCACGCCACTGCCGTTTGCCAGGCCATTGGGATGTTGTGCCGACTTGGAGTTCAACATTATTCGTGCAGTTTCACAAGCGGAAGCTCCCAAT includes:
- the ybeY gene encoding rRNA maturation RNase YbeY; translation: MTFLSTMTTFPEFPDLPEETVLSVNNPSHFDLPVNQKTLETILQLIQKGENVTFQLVELVYVDEKEIVEINKKYLQRDYVTDIISFNYNDDAEPSDSSKKSIEGTLYCCAPRIEEQSYEMDSDPEQEFYRIFVHGLLHLAGYEDSSADEKETMTKLENHYLEQMDN
- a CDS encoding DUF445 family protein, whose amino-acid sequence is MEAEEKKSVSPESAGEKSHFKNLGQILSKYLEFDSDTNIRDAQIHSSPDTAKLPILKFLKPIPWILCGLFLGSFLWDFPGVSAEIFALSLQFEGIIRIISVSGMIGYLTNWIAITMLFKPVKKRPLLGQGLVPAHKDRIAHRLSHAVSEDLINPELIKQKIRESKAISRYRLQAIEHIEQITQRDDFREDLKTWLLEYVDSMVQNPEFRKKVSDHILLEIEDALQNRALEKAALKTYSFLSGQTLQQFIENLLERLPVTAERNIGYIEEYLDEFPDKIHRNSDKIDEVITLLLYKLINQLNVQKLVEENLKTYDEQRLETMIRNATNEQLKTIQYLGAVLGTIGGFVIWEPILSLVVLSVIFGTVYLIDWRLYQ
- a CDS encoding DUF2723 domain-containing protein — translated: MDLSSIFANHRKRNFFFATISFIYAFVIYTMTVAPTTSFWDAAEYIAISHTLQIAHPPGSPFFALIGRVVSMFIPTEYVALSINMISVTVSSFTIMLLYLIIVRLIEEWRGPADEMDFMDKIGLYAGGLFGAFTFTVTHTQWFNAVEAEMYASSMFLTALVVWLSLKWSANHKKPYAERWLIVIAYLFGIGIGVHLLNLLAIFFVAMIIYFKKVELSASSFLLMAGIAVLGFFSVYPVTVIWLPDIAGQIGSYTYGLIGPMTFVILVIAALSYGIYYTHKHNHRIANIILLAYAMIMIGYSSYALIMIRSQAEPPIDENDPSTVQDFVSYLSRDQYGKSPLLMGNTYDNSIGAIDREEEVLFPRRHSAQPRHMQYYSQFDSDLSYFLNYQVNHMYLRYFNWNFIGRDADVQDAGWYAGFSETRHSNNPAHSGYFYLPLLIGLFGFLYHFKNDWKRGLSILALFLLTGLAIIFYLNQTPFEPRERDYAYVGSFFAFTIWIGLGATGIVEMIKDATGKSKQVVFASLTLMFLAVPGWMLTENWHSHDRSERYVARDYAYNLLQSLEENAIVFTNGDNDTFPLWYIQEVEGVRTDVRVVNLSLLNTDWYIKQLRDRTTHESLPLPITLTDEEIDEMTSQLELHEPEQITIPVDKDLLTSVFEATPSQLEDSTSQFFRQGGLPEDVQLTPMLYNQLQMAEPFSIPVEELDDEVSWYLEGRPAGRDRAGNDRFYLQTQDKLILHMLRNNRWLRPIYFANTVSNSGQLGLHDFFQFEGKAFRVVPKKRQTGPFGYVDPEVHAQRLENFRFENWNSPDVYFDENIRRMLGNYRYSFSQLADAYMERGDSTNAAKWLAYGEDNIPFRHIEHDWTVATLYAYKYLQSGETERAKELASFVANQLKRELRYDMKDLNELESELQTLQQDIQMARSRAQTQEARTLQNRQQQLSDRRESIVQNISFSVSRLTILQNIFYENDDIESAEQLRFEVNSITDGRLALPDSIEESRQRVSQFGLGN
- a CDS encoding toprim domain-containing protein — translated: MNTSVYTLLIVESPTIAGIIQKICPPSVYVLSTDGFCWRPKYDSGTHQIKAIADPEKREIRKEIKEQSKIANTIVVAVDSDASGDFIAWSINRFIKSSNVKRAQLQGLSRTGIYSMLSNTAELDESHLETRLKNRFLIQHLWSKYSDTPDLQFAGLISVFGANKWFQTFLDQNDSVYESSAHVQCDFDEWISVRTEHSNNHYRSSKPLSTFDVLEYLIHQQKVPSGYDSQLLLNQLFQTILPFSEESLISYPRTSAQAFYSDTWTDLRKQYLKRGSVNDLKTTYLQEIADSESPHESIHPIDLSLAPDSVSGELPSNTGQLYRWIYDQTIKSLSMPKPVDQILVSDLNPDIVFFQDSEKSVTSAESLRPCVTLSDFGIQLHELGVMKPSGFGKTVDEWISKGWIELNGRIVTPGNQILGKLDQAHSLRKKLMELKRLKEEPTLKRETVVNIITS